From a single Enterobacteriaceae endosymbiont of Donacia bicoloricornis genomic region:
- the mnmE gene encoding tRNA uridine-5-carboxymethylaminomethyl(34) synthesis GTPase MnmE, with translation MKKQKNTIIARATPPGQGSIGVIRISGDKVIDVIKYVLKLTYIKPRYAHYLPFFYKEKIIDKGIVLWFPKPNSFTGEDILELQCHGNSILLDLLINNILNISGIRMANPGEFSKRAFLNKKFDLTQAEAIADIISANSKAAIFSAMNLMNGKLSLFLKKFTKIIINLRVKIESFLEFDYKINFSTFCKKILITLEDLLKFLTNIIKYVKNGIRIREGIKITLIGPPNSGKSSLMNLITNKNISIVTNIPGTTRDILHENIYIDSVPIEIIDTAGIRNTNNQIEILGIKKTLKEIKNSNYLFLVIEDKMSEHNLSKIIKKYLKNFIKNIPVLIIRNKIDLTNNIPEVIYNNTYTSIKISIKKKMGILNLIDFIKKKILNKNTSEDQFTARERYLNIFNSIYKHLIEGKKNFLNTNSIELLAEDIRLIQKKLDSITGKFYSEDLLNSIFSQFCVGK, from the coding sequence ATGAAAAAACAAAAAAATACAATAATAGCAAGAGCCACTCCTCCCGGACAAGGAAGTATAGGAGTAATAAGAATATCTGGTGATAAAGTAATAGATGTAATAAAATATGTATTAAAATTAACTTATATTAAACCAAGATATGCACATTATTTACCTTTCTTTTATAAAGAAAAAATTATAGATAAAGGTATAGTATTATGGTTTCCAAAACCTAATTCTTTTACTGGAGAAGATATTTTAGAATTACAATGTCATGGGAATTCCATTTTATTAGATTTATTAATAAATAATATTTTAAATATTTCAGGAATTAGAATGGCAAATCCAGGAGAATTTTCTAAAAGAGCTTTTTTAAATAAAAAATTTGATTTAACTCAAGCAGAAGCTATTGCTGATATAATTTCAGCTAATTCAAAAGCAGCTATATTTTCAGCAATGAATTTAATGAATGGTAAATTATCACTATTTTTAAAAAAATTTACAAAAATAATTATTAATTTAAGAGTAAAAATAGAATCTTTTCTCGAATTTGATTATAAAATTAATTTTTCTACTTTTTGTAAAAAAATTCTAATAACATTAGAAGATTTACTAAAATTTTTAACAAATATTATAAAATATGTAAAAAATGGTATTAGAATTCGCGAAGGAATTAAAATAACATTAATTGGGCCACCTAATTCTGGAAAATCCAGTTTAATGAACTTAATTACTAATAAAAATATTTCTATAGTAACTAATATTCCTGGTACAACTAGAGATATTCTACATGAAAATATTTATATAGATTCTGTACCTATAGAAATTATAGATACTGCTGGTATCAGAAATACTAATAATCAAATTGAAATATTAGGTATTAAAAAAACTCTTAAAGAGATCAAAAATTCTAATTATTTATTTTTAGTAATAGAAGACAAAATGTCAGAGCATAATTTATCTAAAATTATTAAAAAATATTTAAAAAATTTTATAAAAAATATCCCTGTTCTCATTATACGTAATAAAATAGATTTAACAAATAATATTCCTGAAGTAATATATAATAATACTTATACAAGTATAAAAATATCTATTAAAAAAAAAATGGGAATATTAAATTTAATAGATTTTATAAAAAAAAAAATTTTAAATAAAAATACAAGTGAAGATCAATTTACAGCAAGAGAAAGATATTTAAATATTTTTAATTCTATTTATAAACACCTTATAGAAGGGAAAAAAAATTTTTTAAACACAAATTCTATAGAATTATTAGCTGAAGATATTAGATTAATACAAAAAAAATTAGATTCTATTACTGGAAAATTTTATTCTGAAGATTTATTAAATAGTATTTTTTCTCAATTTTGCGTTGGTAAATAA
- the mutM gene encoding bifunctional DNA-formamidopyrimidine glycosylase/DNA-(apurinic or apyrimidinic site) lyase produces the protein MPELPEVEVIKNMIKPFLKGKIINYSIVRTKKLKYIIPINIFKIKNKKILDIKRRGRYIIIILLKNTIIIHLGMTGILSIINNKNNIFYDKHDHIDLIINNNFILRYTDIRKFGFWIWETKDYKKNIFLKKLGPEPLKNKFNNLYLYEFTKKKNIYIKTLIMDNKIVTGIGNIYANESLFLSKISPFRISHTLNLKEITILVKNIKYILYKSIKYGGSTINNYKLPNNNIGNFTQYFFVYGRKNKLCKICKEQIISKTQRNRSTFFCYKCQK, from the coding sequence ATGCCTGAATTACCTGAAGTAGAAGTAATTAAAAATATGATAAAACCCTTTTTAAAAGGAAAAATAATTAACTATTCTATAGTTAGAACTAAAAAATTAAAGTATATTATTCCTATTAATATTTTTAAAATAAAAAACAAGAAAATTCTAGATATTAAAAGAAGAGGTAGATATATTATAATAATTTTATTGAAAAATACAATTATTATACATTTAGGTATGACCGGAATATTATCTATTATTAATAATAAAAATAATATTTTTTATGATAAACATGATCATATTGATTTAATTATAAATAACAATTTTATTTTAAGATATACCGATATAAGAAAATTTGGATTTTGGATATGGGAAACAAAAGATTATAAAAAAAATATATTTCTAAAAAAATTAGGACCTGAACCATTAAAAAATAAATTTAATAATTTATATTTATATGAATTTACAAAAAAAAAAAATATTTATATCAAAACATTGATAATGGATAATAAAATTGTAACTGGAATAGGAAATATATATGCAAATGAATCTTTATTTTTATCAAAAATTTCTCCATTTCGTATATCTCATACTTTAAATTTAAAAGAAATTACAATTTTAGTTAAAAATATTAAATATATTTTATATAAATCAATAAAATATGGTGGATCTACTATAAATAATTATAAATTACCCAATAATAATATTGGAAATTTTACTCAATATTTTTTTGTATACGGAAGAAAAAATAAATTATGTAAAATATGTAAAGAACAAATTATCAGCAAAACACAAAGAAATCGAAGTACATTTTTTTGTTATAAATGTCAAAAATAA
- the potB gene encoding spermidine/putrescine ABC transporter permease PotB, producing the protein MKRVMGYFKKIIIFIIISWLILFILLPNIIIIIISFLKKDNCNLIKFKFSFNNYLNLLDFLYIKVFINSLFISFITMIICLLIGYPFAWCLTKISDKKKSLMLFFLFLPFWVNSLIRIYCLKIFLGINGWFNNILIYLKIISSPIHIIYTPTAIIIGLVYILLPFMIVPIYSSFEKLDQLCIEAAKDLGAQYWKIFFYIIIPLTTSGIIAGCLLVFLSSMGMFYISDLMGGAKNLLIGNIIKNQFLNIRDWPLGAATSTIITLFTGILLILYFKIIKFLNKKEFKQNV; encoded by the coding sequence TTTTATAATTATTAGTTGGTTAATATTATTTATTTTATTACCTAATATAATTATAATTATAATTAGTTTTTTAAAAAAAGATAATTGTAATCTGATTAAATTTAAATTTTCTTTTAATAATTATCTAAATTTATTAGATTTTTTATATATTAAAGTATTTATAAACTCTTTATTTATTTCATTTATCACTATGATAATATGTCTTTTAATAGGGTATCCATTTGCATGGTGTCTAACAAAAATATCTGATAAAAAAAAATCTTTAATGTTATTTTTTTTATTTTTACCATTTTGGGTTAATTCATTAATCAGAATATATTGTCTTAAAATATTTTTAGGAATTAATGGATGGTTTAATAATATTTTAATATATCTAAAAATTATTAGTTCTCCTATTCATATAATATATACTCCTACTGCTATAATAATAGGATTAGTATATATTTTATTACCTTTTATGATAGTACCAATCTATTCTAGTTTTGAAAAATTAGATCAATTATGTATAGAAGCAGCTAAAGATTTAGGAGCACAATATTGGAAAATATTTTTTTATATAATAATACCTTTAACTACTTCAGGAATTATAGCAGGGTGTCTTCTAGTTTTTTTATCTAGTATGGGAATGTTTTATATTTCCGATTTAATGGGAGGAGCTAAAAATTTATTAATAGGAAATATTATTAAAAATCAATTTTTAAATATTAGAGATTGGCCGTTAGGTGCTGCTACAAGTACAATAATAACATTATTCACAGGTATTTTATTAATTTTATATTTTAAAATTATTAAATTTTTAAATAAAAAGGAATTTAAACAAAATGTTTAA
- the potC gene encoding spermidine/putrescine ABC transporter permease PotC has translation MFKYLCRMIFLYLIYFCFYIPIILLIINSFNSSRFGMLWQGFTIKWYQLIINNTSLLKVTYHSLLIAIITATFTTFFGLLTALSLYHFNMHIKSFINTLLFIVIISPDIVMGISLLLLFIFLNLSLGFWTLLFAHITFCFPYVVITIHSRLQDFDNRMIEAAKDLGANEIIILIKIILPLISPTIISSWLLSFALSMDDITISTFVTGPEYEILPLKIYSMSKIGITPEINVLATMLITISLFLVILSRIILGKYKTYNQITSLLD, from the coding sequence ATGTTTAAATATTTATGTAGAATGATATTTCTATATTTAATTTATTTTTGCTTTTATATACCTATTATTTTATTAATAATTAATTCTTTTAATTCATCACGTTTTGGTATGCTATGGCAAGGATTTACCATAAAATGGTATCAATTAATTATAAATAATACTTCTTTATTAAAAGTAACATATCATTCTTTACTTATCGCAATTATTACAGCAACTTTTACAACATTTTTTGGATTATTAACTGCATTATCATTATATCATTTTAATATGCATATTAAATCTTTTATAAATACTTTACTATTTATAGTAATTATTTCTCCTGATATTGTAATGGGTATTTCTTTATTATTATTATTTATTTTTTTAAATTTATCTTTAGGTTTTTGGACTTTATTATTTGCACATATTACATTTTGTTTTCCTTATGTAGTAATTACAATTCATTCTAGATTACAAGATTTTGATAATCGAATGATAGAAGCTGCAAAAGATTTAGGTGCTAATGAAATTATTATTTTAATAAAAATTATACTCCCCTTAATATCTCCTACTATTATTTCGAGTTGGTTATTAAGTTTTGCTTTATCTATGGATGATATAACAATATCAACTTTCGTTACAGGACCAGAATATGAAATACTACCCTTAAAAATTTATTCAATGTCTAAAATAGGTATTACTCCTGAAATTAATGTTTTAGCAACAATGTTAATAACTATTTCTTTATTTTTAGTAATATTAAGTAGAATAATTTTAGGAAAATATAAAACATATAATCAAATTACATCTTTATTAGATTAA